A genomic stretch from Methylorubrum extorquens includes:
- a CDS encoding protein of unknown function; putative exported protein (Evidence 5 : Unknown function), which translates to MSLDRRRFLASSLGLAIVGPAAAQSYGQTFKVENDEGRPVANMRLPGEITGQIQELRGVTYVGPREAEVTLYEFFDYNCPWCRKAAADVTALAASDPALRIGLVHNPILSPMSAQAAKVSLAVQRKLGSAAAFAFYGQLLATKGQIDGLKALEIGAKAGVTRAELEQIADSDEVREAMRAHMTVAANLGLTATPSYVLGNTGVLGHPGVKSLAKMIGAMRRCDQIACG; encoded by the coding sequence ATGAGCCTCGACCGCCGCCGCTTCCTCGCCTCCTCGCTCGGCCTCGCGATCGTCGGCCCTGCCGCCGCGCAGAGCTATGGCCAGACCTTCAAGGTCGAGAACGACGAGGGCCGGCCGGTGGCCAACATGCGGCTGCCCGGCGAGATCACCGGGCAGATCCAGGAATTGCGCGGCGTCACCTATGTCGGCCCGCGCGAGGCCGAGGTGACCCTCTACGAGTTCTTCGACTACAACTGCCCTTGGTGCCGCAAGGCCGCCGCCGACGTCACAGCGCTCGCCGCCAGCGATCCGGCCCTCCGCATCGGCCTCGTCCACAACCCGATCCTCTCGCCGATGTCGGCCCAGGCCGCCAAGGTCTCGCTCGCCGTCCAGCGCAAGCTCGGCTCGGCGGCGGCCTTCGCCTTCTACGGCCAGCTTCTCGCCACCAAGGGCCAGATCGATGGCCTCAAGGCGCTTGAGATCGGTGCCAAGGCCGGGGTGACGCGGGCCGAACTCGAACAGATCGCCGACAGCGACGAGGTGCGCGAGGCGATGCGCGCCCACATGACCGTCGCGGCCAATCTCGGCCTCACCGCGACCCCCTCCTACGTCCTCGGCAATACCGGCGTGCTCGGCCATCCCGGCGTGAAGTCGCTGGCGAAGATGATCGGGGCGATGCGGCGCTGCGATCAGATCGCCTGCGGGTAG
- the pgpC gene encoding DNA-binding protein (Evidence 2b : Function from indirect experimental evidences (e.g. phenotypes); Product type r : regulator) produces MATKRKYRSDISEAIHASAAMLHKVGALDKATMRDFDARHLMVPDMIEPAQIKRLREANNVSQPVFARYLNTSESTIEKWETGAKRPSGMALKLLAVVQKHGLQVLA; encoded by the coding sequence ATGGCGACAAAGCGTAAGTACAGGAGCGACATTTCCGAAGCGATTCACGCCTCGGCAGCCATGTTGCATAAGGTCGGGGCGCTGGACAAAGCCACCATGCGCGACTTCGATGCGCGCCACCTGATGGTGCCGGACATGATCGAGCCGGCCCAGATCAAGAGGCTCCGCGAGGCCAATAACGTCAGCCAGCCGGTATTCGCTCGCTATCTCAACACCAGCGAGAGCACGATCGAGAAGTGGGAGACCGGTGCCAAACGTCCCAGCGGCATGGCGCTGAAGCTCTTGGCGGTGGTCCAAAAACACGGCTTGCAAGTCCTCGCCTGA
- a CDS encoding conserved protein of unknown function (Evidence 4 : Unknown function but conserved in other organisms), with product MAGQADDLGGGVFKKRLNKNMHRSMILAKGGRYWIYEYLFAKKDRDNIDDDELRDFKLLAKGYASLAKEQIDKLVSDKDLLEICDGDKA from the coding sequence ATGGCCGGCCAAGCGGATGATCTCGGCGGCGGGGTCTTCAAGAAACGCCTGAACAAGAACATGCACCGGAGCATGATCTTAGCAAAAGGCGGACGATACTGGATCTACGAATACCTCTTCGCCAAGAAGGATCGCGATAACATCGATGACGATGAGCTGAGGGACTTCAAGCTGCTCGCAAAGGGTTACGCTTCTCTAGCTAAAGAGCAGATCGACAAACTCGTATCAGACAAGGACCTTCTGGAAATCTGCGATGGCGACAAAGCGTAA